The following coding sequences are from one Passer domesticus isolate bPasDom1 chromosome 11, bPasDom1.hap1, whole genome shotgun sequence window:
- the EIF4G1 gene encoding eukaryotic translation initiation factor 4 gamma 1 isoform X3, translated as MSWVGWTQAAPQHFYQNRAQPPASASRVQSNTTARPGPPAHVYPAASQVMMIPSQISYTPSQGAYYIPGQGRSTYVVPTQQYPVQPGAPSFYPGASPTEFGTYAGAYYPAQGVQQFPAGVPTAQVIVSQQPPIPPKRERKTIRIRDPNQGGKDITEEIMSGARTSSTPTPPQAGSGLEPQANGETPHVAVIVRPDDRPKPALVVSKPVSLEPSKSASPSPPPPLIPEVEPVVLSPVTLVPMEPPVDTDTKAEQGEAPPDPQKTLSAITTVPGAAELPLVPAPNMDTVAAEEEEEEEEEVAIPLPEPSLQEPVPPEVPPVPVVPSMPAVPLVPAAPSPPPVVPQAPEAPAKPASPSPPPPREEPCPEPAAEANGVLEETPETVPEAPVCQPVPVSEPVPVPTLDSPTAQPEELPLPNGVEGTSKVEPSEEQPESDVSPISESEEPAQPGTPASPPAEEEEEESEGPGETQERSLSPAPAPSQISEATAQVAMSVPKKKRRMKDLNKKEAVGDLLDAFKESQIGDSASEVENKPPVSAPASEAEDVAPARPQEESEETWEEKEDKLAPEKGKAAGQKYGYKEEQWKPLNPEEKKRYDREFLLGFQFIFASMQKPEGLPQITDVVLDKANKTPLRAIDPIRISNMNCSPDFTPSFANLGRPVMGNRGLPSGLGPRRSQQSQRKEPRKIIATVSLNEDVKLNKAEKAWKPSSKRASEEEDPENIKTQELLRRVRSILNKLTPQMFQQLMKQVMELSIDTEERLKGVIDLVFEKAISEPNFSVAYANMCRCLMGLKVPTTDKPTVTVNFRKLLLNRCQKEFEKDKDDDEIFEKRQKEMDDASAPEEKARMKDELEEARDKARRRSLGNIKFIGELFKLKMLTEAIMHDCVVKLLKNHDEESLECLCRLLTTIGKDLDFEKAKPRMDQYFNQMEKIIKEKKTSSRIRFMLQDVIDLRRNSWVPRRGDQGPKTIDQIHKEAEMEEHREHIKVQQLMSKDKRRGPPGPSSGGRSSLVADDGWNTVPISKGNRPIDTSRLTKITKPGSIDSNNQLFAPGGRLSWGKGSSGGSGAKPADSASDSGRPATSTLNRFSALQQSMPAESPESRRVVQRSSSSRDRSEKAGDRGDRESRSEKGSDRLERLDRGERVDRNRSALTKRSFSKETEDRSREREKQGGPEAVRKAASMTEERDRSRETIKQEPTPPATSTKPALSEEELEKKSKAIIEEYLHINDMKEALQCVQELGSPSSLYIFVQNGIESTLERSTISREHMGALLCQLVKAGTLSKEQYYKGLREILEIAEDMEIDIPHIWLYLAELITPILQEEGIPMEELFREITKPLVPIGKATTLLVEVLGLLCKGMGQKTAGKLWRDGGLSWKEFLPEDQDVNKFVTEQKLEYTMGDSSDMPSRKELTSEELCKQIDKLLKENPNNQRIYDWIEANLSEQQVSSNTFIRALMTSVCHLAIVFENPYRVDAMVIRNQAKLLQKYLRDEQKELQALYALQALVVKLDQPPNLLRMFFDALYDEDVIKEEAFYKWESSKDPAEQQGKGVALKSVTAFFTWLREAEDESDNN; from the exons aTGAGCTGGGTCGGGTGGACCCAGGCGGCCCCGCAG CATTTCTACCAGAACAGGGCACAGCCTCCTGCCAGTGCGTCCCGCGTGCAGAGTAACACgacggctcggcccggccctcCTGCCCATGTGTATCCAGCTGCTTCCCAGGTGATGATGATACCCTCCCAGATATCCTACACACCTTCCCAAGGAGCCTATTACATTCCCGGACAG GGTCGCTCCACGTACGTTGTCCCGACCCAACAGTACCCGGTCCAACCTGGCGCCCCTAGTTTTTATCCTGGAGCCAGCCCCACAGAGTTCGGGACTTACG CGGGTGCGTATTACCCGGCGCAGGGGGTGCAGCAGTTCCCAGCGGGGGTCCCCACTGCCCAGGTCATTGTGAGCCAGCAACCACCGATCCCCCCAAAACGAGAACGCAAGACG ATCCGAATACGAGACCCCAACCAAGGTGGCAAAGACATTACAGAAGAAATTATGTCTGGAGCAAGGACCTCATCCACCCCCACCCCTCCACAG GCTGGAAGCGGTTTGGAGCCCCAGGCCAATGGAGAGACCCCCCATGTAGCAGTTATTGTCCGGCCCG ATGACCGCCCGAAGCCTGCGCTGGTGGTGAGCAAGCCTGTCTCCCTGGAGCCCAGCAAGTCGGCGTCCCCgtctcctccccctcccctgaTCCCCGAGGTGGAGCCCGTGGTGCTCTCGCCCGTGACGCTGGTGCCAATGGAGCCTCCTGTGGACACGGACACGAAAGCGGAGCAGGGCGAGGCGCCACCTGACCCGCAAAAGACGTTAAGCGCCATCACTACAGTGCCAGGGGCcgcggagctgccccttgtGCCCGCGCCCAACATGGACACGGTGGctgcggaggaggaggaggaagaggaggaggaggttgCTATTCCCCTCCCGGagcccagcctgcaggagcCTGTGCCCCCTGAGGTGCCGCCGGTGCCCGTTGTTCCCTCgatgccagctgtgcccttgGTGCCGGCTGCGCCGTCGCCACCACCCGTTGTACCACAGGCTCCTGAAGCGCCTGCCAAACccgcctcccccagccccccgccgccccgggaagagccctgccccgagcccgctgctgaGGCCAATGGGGTTTTGGAGGAGACGCCTGAGACGGTCCCTGAGGCGCCCGTGTGCCAGCCAGTGCCGGTCTCTGAGCCGGTGCCTGTGCCCACCCTGGACTCCCCCACTGCTCAGCCTGAAGAGCTGCCCCTACCCAATGGTGTGGAGGGCACCAGCAAAGTGGAGCCGAGTGAGGAGCAGCCTGAGTCGGATGTCAGCCCTATCTCAGAGTCtgaggagccagcccagcctggcaccccTGCCTCCCCacctgcagaggaggaggaggaagagagtgAAGGCCCTGGTGAGACCCAGGAGCGAAGCTtgagcccagcccctgccccttcGCAGATCTCGGAGGCGACGGCACAAG TCGCCATGTCGGTGCCAAAGAAGAAACGAAGGATGAAGGATCTGAACAAGAAGGAGGCAGTAGGTGATTTGCTGGATGCCTTTAAAGAG TCTCAGATTGGTGATAGTGCCTCGGAGGTGGAGAACAAGCCCCCCGTGTCTGCCCCTGCCAGTGAAGCAGAGGATGTGGCTCCTGCCCGTCCACAGGAAGAGTCGGAAGAGACgtgggaggagaaggaagacaAGTTGGCCCCGGAGAAGGGCAAGGCTGCTGGCCAGAAGTATGGCTACAAGGAAG AGCAATGGAAGCCTTTGAACCCTGAGGAGAAGAAGCGATATGACCGGGAGTTCCTGCTGGGCTTCCAGTTCATCTTTGCCAGCATGCAGAAACCTGAGGGGCTGCCCCAGATCACAGATGTGGTGCTGGACAAG GCCAACAAGACCCCACTGCGGGCAATCGACCCCATCCGCATCAGTAACATGAACTGCAGCCCTGACTTCACCCCCTCCTTCGCCAACCTTGGCCGGCCTGTCATGGGCAACCGGGGCCTG CCCTCAGGGTTGGGTCCCCGCcgctcccagcagagccagaggaaggaGCCCCGCAAAATCATTGCTACTGTGTCCCTCAATGAGGATGTCAAGCTGAACAAGGCCGAGAAGGCCTGGAAACCCAGCAGCAAACGTGCTTCCGAGGAGGAGGATCCTGAGAATATCAAGACACAG GAACTGCTCCGCCGTGTCCGCAGCATCCTCAACAAGCTGACACCCCAGATGTTCCAGCAACTGATGAAGCAGGTGATGGAGTTGTCCATCGACACGGAGGAGCGGCTCAAGGGTGTCATCGACCTCGTCTTCGAGAAGGCCATCTCGGAGCCAAACTTCTCTGTTGCCTATGCTAACATGTGCCGTTGCCTTATGGGG CTTAAAGTGCCCACAACAGACAAGCCCACAGTGACTGTGAACTTCCGCAAGCTGCTGCTCAACCGCTGCCAGAAGGAGTTTGAGAAGGACAAGGATGATGATGAGATCTTTGAGAAGCGGCAGAAGGAGATGGATGATGCCAGTGCT CCCGAGGAGAAGGCGCGCATGAAGGATGAGCTGGAGGAGGCGCGGGACAAGGCCCGACGACGATCCCTGGGCAACATCAAGTTCATTGGAGAGCTCTTCAAACTGAAGATGTTGACAGAGGCCATTATGCATGACTGTGTGGTGAAGCTGCTCAAAAACCACGATGAAGAGTCTCTTGAGTGCCTTTGCCGCCTGCTTACGACTATTGGCAAGGACTTGGACTTCGAGAAAGCCAAG CCCAGGATGGATCAGTACTTCAATCAGATGGAGAAGATtatcaaagagaaaaagacatcATCCCGAATCCGTTTCATGCTGCAAGATGTGATTGACCTAAGAAGG AATAGCTGGGTGCCGCGGCGAGGAGACCAGGGCCCCAAAACCATCGATCAGATCCACAAGGAAGCAGAGATGGAGGAGCATCGGGAACACATCAAAGTGCAGCAGCTCATGTCAAAGGACAAGAGGAGAGGACCCCCTGGGCCATCCTCTGGTG GGCGCAGTAGCCTGGTTGCAGATGATGGCTGGAACACGGTGCCCATCAGCAAGGGCAACCGGCCCATTGACACCAGCCGGTTAACGAAGATCACCAAG CCTGGATCCATCGACTCCAATAACCAGCTCTTTGCACCGGGTGGGCGGCTGAGCTGGGGCAAAGGCAGCAGCGGAGGGTCTGGCGCGAAGCCCGCAGATTCAG CATCTGATTCAGGGCGACCAGCCACGAGCACCTTGAACCGCTTCTCAGCGCTCCAGCAGTCAATGCCTGCCGAGAGCCCAGAGTCCCGCCGTGTGGTGCAGAG gagcagctccagccgtgacAGGTCGGAgaaggctggggacagaggggaccgGGAGTCACGTTCGGAGAAGGGCAGCGACCGTCTAGAGCGTCTTGACCGGGGGGAGAGAGTAGACAGGAACAGGTCTGCCCTCACCAAGAGGAGCTTCAGCAAAGAGACGGAGGACAGGAGCCGAGAACGGGAGAAGCAGGGCGGCCCCGAGGCCGTGCGCAAGGCTGCGAGCATGACGGAGGAGCGGGACCGGAGCCGGGAGACCA TTAAACAAGAGCCAACACCTCCTGCAACATCCACCAAGCCCGCTCTATCGGAAGAGGAACTGGAGAAGAAATCCAAGGCGATCATAGAGGAATACCTGCACATCAATGACATGAAG gaggccctgcagtgtgtgcaggagctgggcagcccCTCCTCGCTCTACATCTTTGTGCAAAATGGCATCGAGTCCACGCTGGAGAGGAGCACCATCTCCCGTGAGCACATGggagccctgctctgccagctggtGAAGGCAGGCACGCTCTCCAAGGAGCAGTACTACAaagg GCTGCGGGAGATCTTGGAGATCGCAGAGGACATGGAGATTGACATCCCACACATCTGGCTGTACCTGGCTGAGCTCATCACACCCATCCTGCAAGAGGAAGGCATCCCCATGGAGGAGCTGTTCAG GGAGATCACAAAGCCCCTGGTGCCCATTGGGAAGGCCACCACGCTGCTGGTCGAGGTGCTGGGCTTGTTGTGCAAGGGCATG GGCCAGAAGACCGCAGGAAAGCTGTGGCGGGATGGGGGCCTGAGCtggaaggaattcctgcctgaGGACCAGGATGTCAACAAATTTGTCACAGAGCAG AAATTGGAGTACACGATGGGGGACAGCTCAGACATGCCAAGCCGCAAGGAGCTGACCTCAGAGGAGCTGTGCAAGCAAATTGACAAACTGCTGAAGGAGAACCCGAACAACCAAAGAATATATGACTGGATTGAG GCCAACCTGAGCGAGCAGCAGGTCTCGTCCAACACGTTTATCAGGGCCCTGATGACGTCTGTGTGCCACTTGGCCATTGTCT TTGAGAACCCGTACCGCGTGGACGCCATGGTCATCCGCAACCAGGCCAAGCTGCTCCAGAAGTACCTGCGGGATGAGCAGAAGGAGCTCCAGGCCCTCTATGCCCTGCAAGCCTTGGTGGTGAAGTTGGACCAGCCTCCCA ACCTGC
- the EIF4G1 gene encoding eukaryotic translation initiation factor 4 gamma 1 isoform X1: MSWVGWTQAAPQHFYQNRAQPPASASRVQSNTTARPGPPAHVYPAASQVMMIPSQISYTPSQGAYYIPGQGRSTYVVPTQQYPVQPGAPSFYPGASPTEFGTYAGAYYPAQGVQQFPAGVPTAQVIVSQQPPIPPKRERKTIRIRDPNQGGKDITEEIMSGARTSSTPTPPQAGSGLEPQANGETPHVAVIVRPDDRPKPALVVSKPVSLEPSKSASPSPPPPLIPEVEPVVLSPVTLVPMEPPVDTDTKAEQGEAPPDPQKTLSAITTVPGAAELPLVPAPNMDTVAAEEEEEEEEEVAIPLPEPSLQEPVPPEVPPVPVVPSMPAVPLVPAAPSPPPVVPQAPEAPAKPASPSPPPPREEPCPEPAAEANGVLEETPETVPEAPVCQPVPVSEPVPVPTLDSPTAQPEELPLPNGVEGTSKVEPSEEQPESDVSPISESEEPAQPGTPASPPAEEEEEESEGPGETQERSLSPAPAPSQISEATAQVAMSVPKKKRRMKDLNKKEAVGDLLDAFKESQIGDSASEVENKPPVSAPASEAEDVAPARPQEESEETWEEKEDKLAPEKGKAAGQKYGYKEEQWKPLNPEEKKRYDREFLLGFQFIFASMQKPEGLPQITDVVLDKPCVPSQANKTPLRAIDPIRISNMNCSPDFTPSFANLGRPVMGNRGLPSGLGPRRSQQSQRKEPRKIIATVSLNEDVKLNKAEKAWKPSSKRASEEEDPENIKTQELLRRVRSILNKLTPQMFQQLMKQVMELSIDTEERLKGVIDLVFEKAISEPNFSVAYANMCRCLMGLKVPTTDKPTVTVNFRKLLLNRCQKEFEKDKDDDEIFEKRQKEMDDASAPEEKARMKDELEEARDKARRRSLGNIKFIGELFKLKMLTEAIMHDCVVKLLKNHDEESLECLCRLLTTIGKDLDFEKAKPRMDQYFNQMEKIIKEKKTSSRIRFMLQDVIDLRRNSWVPRRGDQGPKTIDQIHKEAEMEEHREHIKVQQLMSKDKRRGPPGPSSGGRSSLVADDGWNTVPISKGNRPIDTSRLTKITKPGSIDSNNQLFAPGGRLSWGKGSSGGSGAKPADSASDSGRPATSTLNRFSALQQSMPAESPESRRVVQRSSSSRDRSEKAGDRGDRESRSEKGSDRLERLDRGERVDRNRSALTKRSFSKETEDRSREREKQGGPEAVRKAASMTEERDRSRETIKQEPTPPATSTKPALSEEELEKKSKAIIEEYLHINDMKEALQCVQELGSPSSLYIFVQNGIESTLERSTISREHMGALLCQLVKAGTLSKEQYYKGLREILEIAEDMEIDIPHIWLYLAELITPILQEEGIPMEELFREITKPLVPIGKATTLLVEVLGLLCKGMGQKTAGKLWRDGGLSWKEFLPEDQDVNKFVTEQKLEYTMGDSSDMPSRKELTSEELCKQIDKLLKENPNNQRIYDWIEANLSEQQVSSNTFIRALMTSVCHLAIVFENPYRVDAMVIRNQAKLLQKYLRDEQKELQALYALQALVVKLDQPPNLLRMFFDALYDEDVIKEEAFYKWESSKDPAEQQGKGVALKSVTAFFTWLREAEDESDNN, encoded by the exons aTGAGCTGGGTCGGGTGGACCCAGGCGGCCCCGCAG CATTTCTACCAGAACAGGGCACAGCCTCCTGCCAGTGCGTCCCGCGTGCAGAGTAACACgacggctcggcccggccctcCTGCCCATGTGTATCCAGCTGCTTCCCAGGTGATGATGATACCCTCCCAGATATCCTACACACCTTCCCAAGGAGCCTATTACATTCCCGGACAG GGTCGCTCCACGTACGTTGTCCCGACCCAACAGTACCCGGTCCAACCTGGCGCCCCTAGTTTTTATCCTGGAGCCAGCCCCACAGAGTTCGGGACTTACG CGGGTGCGTATTACCCGGCGCAGGGGGTGCAGCAGTTCCCAGCGGGGGTCCCCACTGCCCAGGTCATTGTGAGCCAGCAACCACCGATCCCCCCAAAACGAGAACGCAAGACG ATCCGAATACGAGACCCCAACCAAGGTGGCAAAGACATTACAGAAGAAATTATGTCTGGAGCAAGGACCTCATCCACCCCCACCCCTCCACAG GCTGGAAGCGGTTTGGAGCCCCAGGCCAATGGAGAGACCCCCCATGTAGCAGTTATTGTCCGGCCCG ATGACCGCCCGAAGCCTGCGCTGGTGGTGAGCAAGCCTGTCTCCCTGGAGCCCAGCAAGTCGGCGTCCCCgtctcctccccctcccctgaTCCCCGAGGTGGAGCCCGTGGTGCTCTCGCCCGTGACGCTGGTGCCAATGGAGCCTCCTGTGGACACGGACACGAAAGCGGAGCAGGGCGAGGCGCCACCTGACCCGCAAAAGACGTTAAGCGCCATCACTACAGTGCCAGGGGCcgcggagctgccccttgtGCCCGCGCCCAACATGGACACGGTGGctgcggaggaggaggaggaagaggaggaggaggttgCTATTCCCCTCCCGGagcccagcctgcaggagcCTGTGCCCCCTGAGGTGCCGCCGGTGCCCGTTGTTCCCTCgatgccagctgtgcccttgGTGCCGGCTGCGCCGTCGCCACCACCCGTTGTACCACAGGCTCCTGAAGCGCCTGCCAAACccgcctcccccagccccccgccgccccgggaagagccctgccccgagcccgctgctgaGGCCAATGGGGTTTTGGAGGAGACGCCTGAGACGGTCCCTGAGGCGCCCGTGTGCCAGCCAGTGCCGGTCTCTGAGCCGGTGCCTGTGCCCACCCTGGACTCCCCCACTGCTCAGCCTGAAGAGCTGCCCCTACCCAATGGTGTGGAGGGCACCAGCAAAGTGGAGCCGAGTGAGGAGCAGCCTGAGTCGGATGTCAGCCCTATCTCAGAGTCtgaggagccagcccagcctggcaccccTGCCTCCCCacctgcagaggaggaggaggaagagagtgAAGGCCCTGGTGAGACCCAGGAGCGAAGCTtgagcccagcccctgccccttcGCAGATCTCGGAGGCGACGGCACAAG TCGCCATGTCGGTGCCAAAGAAGAAACGAAGGATGAAGGATCTGAACAAGAAGGAGGCAGTAGGTGATTTGCTGGATGCCTTTAAAGAG TCTCAGATTGGTGATAGTGCCTCGGAGGTGGAGAACAAGCCCCCCGTGTCTGCCCCTGCCAGTGAAGCAGAGGATGTGGCTCCTGCCCGTCCACAGGAAGAGTCGGAAGAGACgtgggaggagaaggaagacaAGTTGGCCCCGGAGAAGGGCAAGGCTGCTGGCCAGAAGTATGGCTACAAGGAAG AGCAATGGAAGCCTTTGAACCCTGAGGAGAAGAAGCGATATGACCGGGAGTTCCTGCTGGGCTTCCAGTTCATCTTTGCCAGCATGCAGAAACCTGAGGGGCTGCCCCAGATCACAGATGTGGTGCTGGACAAG CCGTGTGTACCTTCGCAGGCCAACAAGACCCCACTGCGGGCAATCGACCCCATCCGCATCAGTAACATGAACTGCAGCCCTGACTTCACCCCCTCCTTCGCCAACCTTGGCCGGCCTGTCATGGGCAACCGGGGCCTG CCCTCAGGGTTGGGTCCCCGCcgctcccagcagagccagaggaaggaGCCCCGCAAAATCATTGCTACTGTGTCCCTCAATGAGGATGTCAAGCTGAACAAGGCCGAGAAGGCCTGGAAACCCAGCAGCAAACGTGCTTCCGAGGAGGAGGATCCTGAGAATATCAAGACACAG GAACTGCTCCGCCGTGTCCGCAGCATCCTCAACAAGCTGACACCCCAGATGTTCCAGCAACTGATGAAGCAGGTGATGGAGTTGTCCATCGACACGGAGGAGCGGCTCAAGGGTGTCATCGACCTCGTCTTCGAGAAGGCCATCTCGGAGCCAAACTTCTCTGTTGCCTATGCTAACATGTGCCGTTGCCTTATGGGG CTTAAAGTGCCCACAACAGACAAGCCCACAGTGACTGTGAACTTCCGCAAGCTGCTGCTCAACCGCTGCCAGAAGGAGTTTGAGAAGGACAAGGATGATGATGAGATCTTTGAGAAGCGGCAGAAGGAGATGGATGATGCCAGTGCT CCCGAGGAGAAGGCGCGCATGAAGGATGAGCTGGAGGAGGCGCGGGACAAGGCCCGACGACGATCCCTGGGCAACATCAAGTTCATTGGAGAGCTCTTCAAACTGAAGATGTTGACAGAGGCCATTATGCATGACTGTGTGGTGAAGCTGCTCAAAAACCACGATGAAGAGTCTCTTGAGTGCCTTTGCCGCCTGCTTACGACTATTGGCAAGGACTTGGACTTCGAGAAAGCCAAG CCCAGGATGGATCAGTACTTCAATCAGATGGAGAAGATtatcaaagagaaaaagacatcATCCCGAATCCGTTTCATGCTGCAAGATGTGATTGACCTAAGAAGG AATAGCTGGGTGCCGCGGCGAGGAGACCAGGGCCCCAAAACCATCGATCAGATCCACAAGGAAGCAGAGATGGAGGAGCATCGGGAACACATCAAAGTGCAGCAGCTCATGTCAAAGGACAAGAGGAGAGGACCCCCTGGGCCATCCTCTGGTG GGCGCAGTAGCCTGGTTGCAGATGATGGCTGGAACACGGTGCCCATCAGCAAGGGCAACCGGCCCATTGACACCAGCCGGTTAACGAAGATCACCAAG CCTGGATCCATCGACTCCAATAACCAGCTCTTTGCACCGGGTGGGCGGCTGAGCTGGGGCAAAGGCAGCAGCGGAGGGTCTGGCGCGAAGCCCGCAGATTCAG CATCTGATTCAGGGCGACCAGCCACGAGCACCTTGAACCGCTTCTCAGCGCTCCAGCAGTCAATGCCTGCCGAGAGCCCAGAGTCCCGCCGTGTGGTGCAGAG gagcagctccagccgtgacAGGTCGGAgaaggctggggacagaggggaccgGGAGTCACGTTCGGAGAAGGGCAGCGACCGTCTAGAGCGTCTTGACCGGGGGGAGAGAGTAGACAGGAACAGGTCTGCCCTCACCAAGAGGAGCTTCAGCAAAGAGACGGAGGACAGGAGCCGAGAACGGGAGAAGCAGGGCGGCCCCGAGGCCGTGCGCAAGGCTGCGAGCATGACGGAGGAGCGGGACCGGAGCCGGGAGACCA TTAAACAAGAGCCAACACCTCCTGCAACATCCACCAAGCCCGCTCTATCGGAAGAGGAACTGGAGAAGAAATCCAAGGCGATCATAGAGGAATACCTGCACATCAATGACATGAAG gaggccctgcagtgtgtgcaggagctgggcagcccCTCCTCGCTCTACATCTTTGTGCAAAATGGCATCGAGTCCACGCTGGAGAGGAGCACCATCTCCCGTGAGCACATGggagccctgctctgccagctggtGAAGGCAGGCACGCTCTCCAAGGAGCAGTACTACAaagg GCTGCGGGAGATCTTGGAGATCGCAGAGGACATGGAGATTGACATCCCACACATCTGGCTGTACCTGGCTGAGCTCATCACACCCATCCTGCAAGAGGAAGGCATCCCCATGGAGGAGCTGTTCAG GGAGATCACAAAGCCCCTGGTGCCCATTGGGAAGGCCACCACGCTGCTGGTCGAGGTGCTGGGCTTGTTGTGCAAGGGCATG GGCCAGAAGACCGCAGGAAAGCTGTGGCGGGATGGGGGCCTGAGCtggaaggaattcctgcctgaGGACCAGGATGTCAACAAATTTGTCACAGAGCAG AAATTGGAGTACACGATGGGGGACAGCTCAGACATGCCAAGCCGCAAGGAGCTGACCTCAGAGGAGCTGTGCAAGCAAATTGACAAACTGCTGAAGGAGAACCCGAACAACCAAAGAATATATGACTGGATTGAG GCCAACCTGAGCGAGCAGCAGGTCTCGTCCAACACGTTTATCAGGGCCCTGATGACGTCTGTGTGCCACTTGGCCATTGTCT TTGAGAACCCGTACCGCGTGGACGCCATGGTCATCCGCAACCAGGCCAAGCTGCTCCAGAAGTACCTGCGGGATGAGCAGAAGGAGCTCCAGGCCCTCTATGCCCTGCAAGCCTTGGTGGTGAAGTTGGACCAGCCTCCCA ACCTGC